One part of the Xylanimonas allomyrinae genome encodes these proteins:
- a CDS encoding DUF1540 domain-containing protein: MSTLQELPEVTECTVDGCGYNHDHGCHAGAVTIAGTSGDASCATFIPLDTKGGLEKVMAHVGACQRTDCRFNAGLECSAPHIRVGAGQRSASPAHPDCLTFEAR, encoded by the coding sequence ATGAGCACGCTGCAAGAACTTCCCGAGGTGACCGAGTGCACCGTCGACGGCTGCGGATACAACCATGACCATGGCTGCCACGCCGGAGCCGTGACGATCGCAGGCACGTCCGGCGACGCCTCGTGCGCGACGTTCATCCCGCTGGACACCAAGGGCGGCCTCGAGAAGGTCATGGCCCACGTCGGCGCATGCCAGCGCACGGACTGCCGGTTCAACGCCGGGCTTGAGTGCTCGGCACCCCACATCCGCGTCGGCGCGGGGCAGCGCTCCGCGAGCCCGGCCCACCCGGACTGCCTGACGTTCGAGGCGCGCTGA
- a CDS encoding nitroreductase family deazaflavin-dependent oxidoreductase: MPLSGEYIPSPRARSRDQVELFESTGGAQGNTLNGRPVIILTTIGARTGAVRKIPLMRVEHDGAYAVVASMGGAPQHPVWYHNIVANPHVELQDVDGKHDYVAREVHGAEREAWWARAVATWPPYAEYAERTDRVIPVFVLERA; this comes from the coding sequence ATGCCTCTCTCCGGCGAGTACATCCCCAGCCCGCGCGCACGGTCGCGTGACCAGGTCGAGCTCTTCGAGAGCACCGGTGGCGCGCAGGGCAACACCCTGAACGGCCGTCCGGTCATCATCCTGACGACGATCGGCGCGCGTACCGGCGCGGTGCGCAAGATCCCGCTCATGCGCGTCGAGCACGACGGCGCCTACGCCGTCGTGGCGTCGATGGGTGGCGCACCCCAGCACCCGGTCTGGTACCACAACATCGTCGCGAACCCGCACGTCGAGCTGCAGGACGTCGACGGCAAGCACGACTACGTCGCGCGCGAGGTCCACGGGGCCGAACGCGAGGCGTGGTGGGCGCGCGCGGTCGCCACCTGGCCGCCCTATGCCGAGTACGCGGAGCGCACCGACCGGGTGATCCCGGTCTTCGTGCTCGAGCGCGCCTGA
- the mshA gene encoding D-inositol-3-phosphate glycosyltransferase codes for MTADGARTPRVAMLSVHTSPLDQPGTGDAGGMNVYVLDLARALARRGAEVEIFTRATSSAQPAVVEVQPGVRVVHVPAGPFEGLDKNDLPGQLCAFTAGVLRAEAHRPAGWYDVVHTHYWLSGQAGWLAADRWDVPLVHTMHTMARVKNAALAPGDAPEPPGRVIGEEQVVEVADALVASTRAEADDLVREYGADPGKVYVVAPGVDLDVFTPPTSADGAARRALRARLALPADVPVALFAGRVQLLKGPDVLVQALARLDPAVRLVVLGGASGRPTAVRELEALAHQCGVRDRVIVHPPVPRARLADWYRAADVVAVPSHNESFGLVAAEAQACGTPVVAAAVGGLRTVVIDDVTGVLVEGHDPAAWAEALGALLADHPRRARLAAGARAASSRFGWDATASAVLDVYAQARKARAPDRSA; via the coding sequence ATGACCGCCGACGGCGCCCGCACCCCGCGCGTGGCCATGCTCTCCGTCCACACGAGCCCGCTCGACCAGCCGGGCACGGGGGACGCGGGCGGCATGAACGTGTACGTGCTGGACCTGGCACGTGCGCTGGCCCGGCGCGGCGCGGAGGTCGAGATCTTCACGCGCGCGACCAGCTCGGCGCAGCCGGCCGTGGTGGAGGTGCAGCCCGGCGTGCGCGTCGTCCACGTGCCCGCGGGGCCGTTCGAGGGCCTCGACAAGAACGACCTGCCCGGCCAGCTCTGCGCGTTCACCGCCGGGGTGCTGCGCGCGGAGGCGCACCGGCCCGCGGGCTGGTACGACGTCGTCCACACCCACTACTGGCTCTCGGGGCAGGCGGGCTGGCTGGCCGCCGACCGCTGGGACGTGCCGCTGGTGCACACCATGCACACGATGGCTCGCGTCAAGAACGCGGCGCTGGCACCGGGCGACGCGCCGGAGCCTCCCGGGCGCGTCATCGGCGAGGAGCAGGTGGTCGAGGTGGCCGACGCGCTCGTGGCGAGCACCCGCGCGGAGGCCGACGACCTCGTGCGTGAGTACGGCGCCGATCCGGGCAAGGTCTACGTGGTCGCTCCCGGCGTCGATCTCGACGTCTTCACGCCGCCGACCAGCGCGGACGGCGCGGCGCGGCGCGCGCTGCGGGCGCGGCTCGCCCTGCCGGCCGACGTCCCGGTCGCGCTGTTCGCGGGTCGCGTCCAGCTCCTCAAGGGCCCCGACGTGCTGGTTCAGGCGCTCGCCCGTCTCGATCCCGCGGTGCGGCTCGTCGTCCTGGGTGGTGCGAGCGGACGCCCGACGGCGGTGCGCGAGCTGGAGGCGCTCGCCCACCAGTGCGGTGTGCGCGACCGTGTGATCGTCCACCCTCCGGTGCCGCGCGCACGGCTCGCCGACTGGTACCGCGCGGCCGACGTCGTGGCCGTGCCGTCGCACAACGAGTCGTTCGGGCTGGTGGCCGCCGAGGCGCAGGCGTGCGGCACGCCGGTGGTCGCGGCGGCCGTCGGCGGGCTGCGCACGGTGGTGATCGACGACGTCACGGGCGTGCTGGTCGAGGGCCACGACCCGGCGGCCTGGGCGGAGGCGCTCGGTGCGCTGCTCGCCGACCATCCGCGGCGCGCACGCCTCGCGGCGGGCGCGCGTGCGGCGTCGAGCCGTTTCGGCTGGGACGCGACGGCGTCGGCGGTCCTGGACGTCTACGCCCAGGCCCGCAAGGCGCGCGCCCCCGACCGTTCGGCCTGA